TTCTGCCACCTGAAGAACTACTTCGAgagcctccacctcctccacgGCCGCCACCGCCTCCTCCTGCAAGTTGCCTTCGGTTCAAATCTGCCGTAAACAATGTCGTTTTTGTGATTATTTGATGGCGTTTTAGATCAACGGATGGAAGAGAATCCTGGTTAAGTGAACCAACGGCTTCGATTTGCGTATGAATTAGAAGAAGTGATAGAAATAAATGAAGCACAGTGCAACGCATTTTGAGTTCCATTTTGTGTTTACCAATATTTAAGCTTCGGTACCAACACAAAACTATATATACACACGATTCTTAAGTAACC
The window above is part of the Brassica napus cultivar Da-Ae chromosome C3, Da-Ae, whole genome shotgun sequence genome. Proteins encoded here:
- the LOC106398518 gene encoding keratin, type II cytoskeletal 1; protein product: MELKMRCTVLHLFLSLLLIHTQIEAVGSLNQDSLPSVDLKRHQIITKTTLFTADLNRRQLAGGGGGGRGGGGGSRSSSSGGRSSGGGSRGGGSVGVTRPSTTNTQGGRVPSSGARLHYSVAMFFFLTCLVIMY